The following coding sequences lie in one Actinopolymorpha sp. NPDC004070 genomic window:
- a CDS encoding BTAD domain-containing putative transcriptional regulator produces MLTALVVGRGQPLSIDSLIEEVWPDGPPRGAVNQIHGYAVRLRRLLADPHGRLLRTSQPGYELRLDVGDVDVDRFEDLLRRGEDALRGHDFESARDFLGAGLELWHGAPFADVPMTLKLQAEVDRLEERRMTATEARIEADLALGREAGLVAELRTLTANSPYREGLWRQLMLALYRTGRQADALTAYQELRRRLDEDLGVEPTPALSDLHQRILRAEAGLDLPRDTPAPPNAPVPAGATVQAGTSPAEATDQLDRATNQLDRTTDQPGRAAEQPEPASSPNSPSFLVPHQLPADLPDFTGREEELRALDALIGLPDAPPATSPVLVAVDGAGGIGKTTLALHWAHSVAHRFPDGQVHIDLHGYHPDAPLPTDAALDHLLRSLGVDGDSVPRGVEARAALLRSVLSGRRVLLILDNARSAEQVRPLLPGTPGCFVLATSRDDLAGLVARNGARRLTLDRFSPATAHDLLRSILGPRRVDDEPEAALAIGEYCGGFPLGLRIAAERVARRRSLSLADVAAEFADPSRRLDALDVPRDPTAAVREVFSWSYRALSPEAARAFRLLGLGPSPEFPTAAAAAALGTSRTTALRLLDELAGCHLIEPVHVERWRAHDLLHAYAREVLTAEEPPQERDNALRRLLDWILRTADAAVRMLDPARRHLELPPAQFAVEPQTFTGYAQALDWCDLEGSAFLPLIRIAADSGEATTAWQLAAAVWSYYYLRGRAAEWVAAERVALDAARRSHDDSGEAWTLNRLGVAHRERGDLDEARACFQASVEVRRRTSDRFGEASSLDNLGSVFRMLSRHGDAIDCRQRAIEIQREIGDRIGEAGTLSNLALSYLDMGQLDEAFDALQRALEIQHVEGDEYGLAETYAGLGTAHLQTGDPHTAAEQLRRSLDLYRRRDDQPGAARALTRLGDALHASGEHEAARDCWRDALAAHARCGNSAESEVQARLAASAADLAHLS; encoded by the coding sequence ATGTTGACTGCACTGGTCGTCGGCCGGGGCCAGCCACTGTCCATCGACTCCCTGATCGAGGAGGTGTGGCCGGACGGGCCGCCGCGCGGCGCCGTCAACCAGATCCACGGGTATGCGGTACGCCTGCGCCGCCTCCTCGCCGACCCCCACGGTCGTCTCCTGCGCACGAGCCAGCCGGGCTACGAACTCCGGCTCGACGTCGGCGACGTGGACGTAGACCGCTTCGAGGACCTCCTTCGCCGCGGCGAGGACGCGTTGCGCGGACATGACTTCGAGTCGGCTCGCGACTTCCTGGGCGCGGGACTGGAACTGTGGCACGGTGCGCCGTTCGCCGACGTCCCGATGACGTTGAAGCTGCAGGCGGAGGTGGACCGGCTCGAGGAACGCCGGATGACCGCCACGGAAGCCCGGATCGAGGCTGACCTCGCGCTGGGACGTGAGGCGGGACTGGTCGCCGAACTCCGGACGCTGACCGCCAACAGCCCCTACCGCGAGGGACTGTGGCGACAACTGATGCTCGCGTTGTACCGCACGGGCCGCCAGGCCGACGCACTCACCGCCTACCAGGAGCTCCGGCGCCGCCTGGACGAGGACCTGGGCGTCGAGCCCACGCCGGCCCTGAGCGATCTGCACCAGCGAATCCTGCGAGCCGAGGCGGGCCTCGACCTCCCACGGGACACCCCTGCGCCTCCGAACGCCCCCGTCCCGGCAGGCGCGACAGTCCAGGCGGGGACCTCCCCGGCCGAGGCGACGGACCAGCTGGATCGGGCGACGAATCAGCTGGACCGGACGACGGACCAACCAGGCCGTGCGGCGGAGCAGCCGGAGCCGGCTTCCTCGCCGAACTCGCCCTCGTTTCTCGTCCCACATCAGTTGCCCGCCGACCTGCCCGACTTCACCGGGCGGGAGGAGGAACTTCGTGCGCTGGACGCACTGATCGGCCTGCCGGATGCGCCACCCGCGACGTCTCCGGTGCTGGTGGCCGTCGACGGCGCGGGCGGGATCGGAAAGACGACGCTCGCACTGCACTGGGCGCACAGCGTCGCCCACCGCTTCCCGGACGGCCAGGTCCACATCGACCTGCATGGCTACCACCCGGACGCGCCACTGCCGACCGACGCAGCTCTCGACCACCTGTTGCGGTCGCTTGGCGTCGATGGAGACTCCGTCCCGCGTGGTGTCGAGGCCCGGGCCGCGCTGCTCCGTTCGGTGCTGTCGGGCCGCAGGGTGCTGCTGATCCTGGACAACGCGCGATCGGCCGAGCAGGTACGCCCGTTGCTCCCGGGAACGCCTGGTTGCTTCGTCCTGGCGACCAGCCGTGATGATCTTGCCGGGTTGGTCGCCCGCAACGGCGCCCGTCGCCTGACGCTGGACCGCTTCTCCCCCGCGACCGCACACGACCTGCTGCGGTCGATCCTCGGTCCGCGCAGGGTCGACGACGAGCCGGAGGCCGCGCTTGCCATCGGCGAGTACTGCGGTGGCTTCCCGCTGGGACTTCGCATCGCCGCCGAACGCGTTGCCCGGCGCCGGTCCCTCTCCCTTGCCGACGTCGCGGCCGAGTTCGCCGATCCGTCCCGGCGGCTCGACGCACTGGACGTGCCGCGCGACCCCACCGCGGCTGTCCGCGAGGTGTTCTCCTGGTCCTACCGCGCACTGTCCCCCGAGGCTGCCCGCGCCTTCCGGCTGCTCGGCCTGGGTCCCTCCCCCGAGTTCCCCACCGCGGCCGCCGCGGCCGCGCTCGGAACCAGCCGGACGACCGCCCTTCGGCTCCTGGACGAACTCGCCGGATGCCACCTGATCGAGCCGGTGCATGTCGAACGATGGCGGGCCCACGACCTGCTGCACGCCTACGCCCGGGAGGTGCTGACTGCCGAGGAGCCACCGCAGGAGCGCGACAACGCCCTGCGCCGGCTCCTCGACTGGATTCTGCGGACGGCCGACGCCGCGGTCCGGATGCTCGATCCGGCGCGCCGTCACCTGGAGCTGCCGCCCGCACAGTTCGCGGTGGAGCCGCAGACTTTCACCGGTTATGCGCAGGCCCTGGACTGGTGCGACCTGGAAGGCTCGGCCTTCCTACCGCTGATCCGGATTGCTGCGGACTCGGGTGAAGCTACGACCGCCTGGCAGCTCGCAGCCGCGGTCTGGAGCTACTACTACCTTCGCGGAAGGGCAGCGGAGTGGGTGGCCGCCGAACGCGTCGCGCTGGACGCGGCACGCCGTTCGCACGACGACTCCGGCGAGGCGTGGACACTCAACCGGCTCGGTGTCGCGCACCGCGAGCGCGGCGACCTGGACGAGGCACGTGCCTGCTTTCAGGCGTCGGTGGAGGTCAGGCGCCGTACCAGTGACCGGTTCGGTGAGGCCAGCTCGCTGGACAACCTGGGCAGCGTGTTCCGAATGCTGTCCCGGCACGGTGACGCGATCGACTGCCGGCAGCGGGCCATCGAGATCCAGCGCGAGATCGGCGACCGGATCGGAGAGGCCGGTACGTTGAGCAACCTGGCCCTGTCCTACCTTGATATGGGGCAGCTGGACGAGGCGTTCGACGCACTCCAGCGCGCGCTGGAGATCCAGCACGTCGAGGGCGACGAGTACGGCCTGGCCGAGACGTACGCAGGTCTGGGCACGGCCCACCTTCAAACGGGTGATCCGCACACGGCGGCGGAGCAGCTACGACGAAGCCTCGACCTCTACCGCCGTCGGGACGACCAACCGGGAGCCGCCCGGGCCCTCACCAGACTCGGCGATGCGCTCCACGCATCAGGCGAGCACGAGGCCGCCCGCGACTGCTGGCGGGACGCGCTCGCCGCGCACGCGCGATGCGGCAATTCCGCGGAAAGCGAGGTACAGGCGAGGCTGGCCGCCTCCGCGGCCGACCTCGCCCACCTCTCCTAG
- a CDS encoding class I tRNA ligase family protein, translating to MTTADPTRPHDSVASEPAYRYDGPLAGRIEARWQAFWAEHGTFHTPNPVGDLGPGHDYDACQAGVDRARADAPKFYVLDMFAGPSGSLHVGHPLGYVATDVYGRYLRMRGHNVLHAFGFDAFGLPAEQYAVQTGRHPRETTEANITTIRRQLRRLGLAHDDRRSVSTTDVDFYRWTQWMFLQIHGAWYDDEQRRARPIAELEKEFAAGRRAVPRGRDWHAMAAHERREVLDSYRLAYLADVPVNWCPGLGTVLADEEVTAEGRSERGNYPVFARTMRQWMLRITAYADRLVDDLDVLDWPEPIKAQQRNWIGRSREQGEATYRLHDWLFSRQRYWGEPFPIVYDEHGPVALPESMLPVVLPQTPEYAPITFDPDDASSEPVAPLGRLTDWVEVTLDLGDGPRTYRRETNTMPQWAGSCWYELRYLDPRNDEHFCDPALERHWLGSRGGTDPGGVDLYVGGVEHAVLHLLYARFWHKVLYDLGHVSSREPFRRLVNNGYIQAYSYTDERGVYVPAAEVVERDGTFWWRDRPVTRSLGKMGKSLRNMVTPDELCERYGADTFRVYVMASGPLQASRPWDPRGIVGAQRFLQRVWRSLVDEETGATRVVDEPAGEETLRLLHLTIAGVRDDLDALSFHTAVARLTRLSRHVAGLAGEVPAEVARPMVLMLAPFAPHLAEELWQRLGAEQATPRQAGSLAYLPFSEADPAYLGARTVTCVVQVSGKLRGRMDVPPDITADELRQRALDIEPVRRALRGRAVSRVVVRPPGLVNIVPAE from the coding sequence ATGACCACAGCCGACCCCACCAGGCCCCACGACAGCGTCGCGTCCGAACCTGCCTACCGCTACGACGGGCCGCTGGCCGGTCGGATCGAGGCGCGCTGGCAGGCGTTCTGGGCCGAGCACGGGACGTTCCACACCCCGAATCCTGTCGGCGACCTCGGCCCCGGCCACGATTACGACGCCTGTCAAGCGGGGGTTGACAGGGCGCGGGCGGACGCTCCGAAGTTCTATGTGCTGGACATGTTCGCGGGCCCGTCCGGCTCCCTGCACGTAGGTCATCCACTGGGTTATGTGGCGACCGATGTCTACGGGCGGTACCTGCGGATGCGCGGCCACAATGTGCTGCACGCGTTCGGGTTCGACGCCTTCGGCCTGCCCGCCGAGCAGTACGCGGTCCAGACCGGACGGCACCCGCGGGAGACCACCGAGGCCAACATCACCACCATCCGGCGGCAGTTGCGGCGACTGGGCCTCGCCCACGACGACCGGCGCAGCGTGTCGACCACCGACGTGGACTTCTACCGCTGGACGCAGTGGATGTTCCTGCAGATCCACGGGGCGTGGTACGACGACGAGCAGAGGCGCGCCCGGCCGATCGCCGAACTGGAGAAGGAGTTCGCGGCCGGGCGGCGAGCTGTCCCCCGCGGACGGGACTGGCACGCGATGGCCGCTCACGAACGCCGGGAGGTGCTGGACTCCTACCGCCTGGCCTACCTGGCGGACGTGCCGGTCAACTGGTGCCCGGGCCTGGGCACCGTGCTGGCCGACGAGGAGGTCACCGCCGAGGGGCGCAGCGAACGCGGGAACTATCCCGTCTTCGCCCGCACGATGCGGCAGTGGATGCTGCGCATCACCGCGTACGCCGACCGCCTGGTCGACGACCTGGACGTGCTGGACTGGCCCGAACCGATCAAGGCCCAGCAGCGCAACTGGATCGGCCGCTCCCGCGAGCAGGGCGAGGCGACCTACCGGCTGCACGACTGGCTGTTCAGCCGGCAGCGCTACTGGGGTGAGCCGTTCCCGATCGTGTACGACGAGCACGGCCCGGTCGCGCTGCCCGAGTCGATGCTGCCGGTCGTGTTGCCGCAGACCCCGGAGTACGCGCCCATCACCTTCGATCCCGACGACGCGTCGTCGGAGCCGGTCGCGCCGCTGGGGCGGCTGACCGACTGGGTGGAGGTCACGCTGGATCTGGGTGACGGCCCGCGTACCTACCGGCGGGAGACCAACACGATGCCGCAGTGGGCGGGCTCGTGTTGGTACGAACTGCGCTACCTCGATCCGCGGAACGACGAGCACTTCTGCGACCCGGCGCTGGAACGGCACTGGCTGGGCAGCCGCGGCGGCACGGACCCGGGCGGGGTCGATCTCTACGTGGGCGGGGTCGAGCATGCCGTACTGCACCTGCTGTACGCGCGCTTCTGGCACAAGGTGCTGTACGACCTGGGCCACGTGTCGAGCCGGGAGCCGTTTCGCCGGCTGGTCAACAACGGCTACATCCAGGCGTACTCCTACACCGACGAACGCGGGGTGTACGTGCCCGCCGCCGAGGTGGTCGAGCGCGACGGCACCTTCTGGTGGCGAGACCGTCCGGTCACCCGATCGCTGGGAAAGATGGGCAAGAGCCTGCGCAACATGGTGACGCCCGACGAGTTGTGTGAACGCTACGGCGCGGACACCTTCCGGGTGTACGTCATGGCGTCCGGCCCGCTGCAGGCGTCCCGGCCATGGGATCCGCGTGGGATCGTCGGGGCGCAGCGGTTCCTGCAGCGGGTGTGGCGGAGCCTGGTCGACGAGGAGACCGGCGCGACGAGGGTCGTCGACGAGCCGGCCGGCGAGGAGACTCTTCGCCTGCTGCACCTGACCATTGCCGGTGTCCGGGACGACCTGGACGCCCTGAGCTTCCACACCGCGGTCGCCCGTCTCACCAGGCTGTCCCGGCACGTCGCGGGCCTGGCCGGCGAGGTGCCGGCGGAGGTGGCACGGCCGATGGTGTTGATGCTGGCGCCGTTCGCTCCTCACCTGGCCGAGGAACTGTGGCAGCGGCTGGGAGCGGAGCAGGCCACGCCACGTCAGGCCGGGTCGCTTGCGTACCTGCCCTTTTCAGAGGCGGATCCGGCCTACCTGGGCGCGCGGACGGTGACCTGCGTGGTGCAGGTCTCGGGCAAGCTGCGAGGCCGGATGGACGTACCACCGGACATCACCGCCGACGAGCTGCGTCAACGCGCGCTTGACATCGAGCCGGTGCGCAGGGCGCTGCGTGGGCGGGCGGTCTCCCGCGTCGTCGTGCGTCCGCCCGGGCTGGTCAACATCGTGCCCGCGGAATGA
- a CDS encoding SNF2-related protein, producing MTQQPDPAGLEAVFVPADPPRAGVLALWAPGGTDRGDRVDGGDDQGKHGVEVVLPAGSRVRRARVPARLVPLPEALTLLCGRQAPPDATASYRAWASAALAGLGLVARGRLRPAASPQGYGAWRAGPLDPDDRAWLAKLVAAMPPTAHALPVPGSRPLRMSGASALVQAFWDAIADTLARDSGDQEEPSAGAALTPFEALAPTPLAEQVAAWLAADEAAAETDRPGAKLVLRIQPPEVEAPDNETPDEEATAPAPPFRGVLQLRSAVDPSLLVDVADLWAAPAAVLARLGAQAETDLLLALRRGARAWPPLGAALTAATPAAIDLADADLEDLLARGAEALDLVGTEVLWPKELGGGALSLKAKATTPRVAGAGEPAFSLRQMLEFRWQPTLDGAELTEEEIAALAEAKRPFLWLRGRWVRVDRQLLDRLRRRGPRTLGAAEALAAALAGELTVDDERIKFVPDERIGRLAELLTDVGADTDVAAPPDLAATLRPYQQRGLAWLAQLTGLGLGGCLADDMGLGKTVQLIAVHLHRRPLDLGPTLVVCPTTLLGTWQRELRRFAPTTPVRRYHGGTRHLSDLAPDEVVLTTYGVVRRDHAELAGARWGLVVADEAQHAKNPLARTARALRTIPAAARIALTGTPVENHLSELWSILDWTTPGLLGPLERFRQRVAVPIERYRDPAATERLARVTAPFLLRRRKSDPGIAPELPPKTESDVVVGLTTEQATLYKAVVTEVMAEIQESEGVARRGLVLALLTALKQVCNHPAQYLHESGPLPGRSGKLAALDDLLDVILAEGESVLIFSQYVEMCRLLQDHLDSRGVRNLFLHGGITARKREGMVADFQAGAAPVFLLSLRAGGVGLTLTRATHVVHFDRWWNPAVENQATDRAYRIGQDHPVQVHRLVTEGTLEDRIAAVIEAKRELADSVIGSGESWIADLSDNELADLVALGSTP from the coding sequence GTGACACAGCAACCGGACCCGGCCGGCCTGGAGGCGGTGTTCGTCCCGGCCGACCCGCCGCGTGCCGGTGTGCTCGCGTTATGGGCTCCGGGCGGGACTGACCGGGGCGACCGAGTCGATGGCGGAGACGACCAAGGTAAGCACGGCGTGGAGGTCGTTCTGCCCGCCGGCTCTCGCGTACGCCGCGCCCGGGTGCCCGCTCGCCTGGTCCCGTTGCCGGAGGCGCTCACCCTGCTGTGCGGGCGTCAGGCTCCTCCGGACGCGACCGCCTCCTACCGTGCCTGGGCCTCCGCCGCGCTCGCCGGGCTCGGCCTGGTCGCGCGTGGACGGCTGCGCCCGGCGGCGAGTCCGCAGGGGTACGGCGCCTGGCGGGCAGGCCCGCTCGATCCAGACGACCGGGCCTGGCTGGCGAAGCTGGTCGCGGCGATGCCGCCGACGGCGCACGCGCTGCCGGTGCCGGGCAGCCGGCCGCTGCGGATGAGTGGCGCGAGCGCGCTGGTTCAGGCGTTCTGGGACGCGATCGCCGACACGCTCGCCCGGGACTCCGGAGATCAGGAAGAACCCTCGGCCGGGGCGGCGCTGACCCCGTTCGAGGCGTTGGCACCCACTCCGCTGGCCGAGCAGGTGGCCGCCTGGCTGGCTGCCGACGAGGCCGCGGCCGAGACCGACCGGCCGGGCGCCAAGCTCGTGCTGCGGATCCAGCCGCCGGAGGTCGAGGCACCCGACAATGAGACGCCGGACGAGGAGGCGACGGCACCCGCTCCCCCGTTCCGCGGCGTACTCCAGCTCCGCAGTGCCGTCGACCCCAGCCTGCTGGTGGACGTCGCCGACCTGTGGGCCGCGCCGGCCGCGGTCCTGGCAAGGCTCGGCGCCCAGGCCGAGACCGACCTGCTGCTGGCGCTGCGCCGCGGTGCCCGGGCCTGGCCACCGCTCGGCGCCGCGCTCACCGCCGCCACGCCGGCGGCCATCGACCTCGCCGACGCCGACCTGGAGGACCTGCTGGCGCGGGGAGCCGAGGCCCTCGACCTCGTGGGCACGGAGGTGCTGTGGCCCAAGGAGCTCGGCGGCGGCGCGCTGTCGCTGAAGGCGAAGGCCACCACTCCGCGCGTGGCCGGCGCCGGCGAGCCCGCGTTCTCGCTGCGCCAGATGCTGGAGTTCCGCTGGCAGCCGACGCTGGACGGAGCGGAGCTGACCGAGGAGGAGATCGCCGCGCTCGCGGAGGCGAAGCGGCCGTTCCTGTGGTTGCGCGGCCGGTGGGTACGCGTCGACCGGCAGCTGCTGGACCGGCTGCGCAGGCGCGGGCCACGCACGCTGGGAGCGGCCGAGGCGCTGGCCGCCGCGCTGGCCGGTGAGCTGACGGTCGACGACGAGCGCATCAAGTTCGTGCCGGACGAGCGGATCGGCCGACTCGCCGAGCTCCTCACCGACGTGGGCGCCGACACCGACGTCGCCGCGCCGCCGGACCTCGCGGCCACCCTGCGCCCTTACCAGCAACGCGGACTGGCCTGGCTCGCCCAGCTCACCGGTCTGGGCCTCGGCGGCTGCCTGGCCGACGACATGGGTCTGGGCAAGACCGTCCAGCTGATCGCGGTCCACCTGCATCGCCGCCCGCTGGACCTGGGGCCGACGCTGGTGGTGTGCCCGACGACACTGCTCGGCACCTGGCAGCGGGAGCTGCGCCGGTTCGCGCCGACGACGCCGGTCCGCAGATATCACGGTGGCACCCGGCACCTGTCCGACCTCGCCCCGGACGAGGTGGTCCTCACGACGTACGGCGTCGTCCGCCGCGACCACGCGGAGCTCGCCGGCGCGCGCTGGGGGCTGGTCGTCGCGGACGAGGCCCAGCACGCGAAGAATCCCCTGGCCCGCACGGCCCGCGCCCTGCGTACGATCCCGGCCGCGGCGAGGATCGCGCTGACCGGCACCCCGGTGGAGAACCACCTCTCCGAGCTGTGGTCGATCCTGGACTGGACTACGCCCGGCCTGCTCGGGCCGCTGGAGCGGTTCCGGCAGAGGGTCGCCGTCCCGATCGAGCGCTACCGCGACCCGGCCGCCACCGAACGCCTGGCCCGGGTCACCGCGCCGTTCCTGCTGCGCCGGCGCAAGTCCGATCCCGGGATCGCACCGGAGCTGCCGCCGAAGACCGAGAGCGACGTGGTCGTCGGCCTCACCACCGAGCAGGCCACCCTCTACAAGGCCGTGGTCACCGAGGTGATGGCCGAGATCCAGGAGTCGGAGGGCGTCGCCCGGCGTGGCCTGGTCCTGGCGCTGCTCACCGCGCTCAAGCAGGTCTGCAACCACCCCGCGCAGTACCTCCACGAGTCCGGTCCGCTGCCGGGGCGGTCGGGCAAGCTCGCCGCCCTCGACGACCTGCTCGACGTCATCCTCGCCGAGGGCGAGTCGGTGCTGATCTTCAGCCAGTACGTCGAGATGTGCCGGCTGCTGCAGGACCACCTGGACAGCCGGGGCGTACGAAACCTCTTCCTGCACGGGGGAATCACCGCCCGCAAGCGTGAAGGGATGGTGGCCGACTTCCAGGCCGGCGCGGCGCCGGTGTTCCTGCTCTCCCTCAGGGCCGGCGGCGTCGGGCTCACGCTCACCCGCGCCACCCACGTCGTGCACTTCGACCGGTGGTGGAACCCCGCGGTGGAGAACCAGGCCACCGACCGCGCCTACCGCATCGGGCAG
- the leuS gene encoding leucine--tRNA ligase: protein MSEPSARDGHAAADTYDFHTIQGKWLPVWQRMDPFRADRLAGDDPVAEPDTRERRYLLDMFPYPSGDLHMGHGEAYAFGDLLARYWFQRGYNVLHPIGWDAFGLPAENAAIRRNAHPAEWTYANIDTQAESFKRYAVSFDWSRRLQTCDPSYYRWTQWLFLRLYERGLAYRKASYVNWCPTDQTVLANEQVVAGNCERCGSPVTKRELTQWYFKITDYAQRLLDDMEPLEGHWPERVLSMQRNWIGRSEGAYVDFAVEGREEPVTVFTTRPDTLFGATFFVVAPESKLAAELVTADQREAFETYLEDVKRTTEIERLSTEREKTGVFLGVHAVNPVNGQRIPIYAADYVLADYGTGAIMAVPAQDQRDWEFARRYDLPIVRTVQPPADFDGEAYVGDGPAVNSANAEVSLDGLGVDEAKTTIISWLESKGLGRGAVTYRLRDWLVSRQRYWGAPIPIVHCSTCGEVPVADEQLPVELPDLRGADLSPKGTSPLAAASDWVEVECPKCGGTARRDTDTMDTFVDSSWYYLRYCSPNDEEGPFEPDDVRRWMPVDQYVGGVEHAILHLLYSRFFVKVLHDMGVLDFTEPFKALLNQGQVINQGKAMSKSLGNGVDLGEQLAMYGVDAIRLTMVFAGPPEDDIDWADLSPAGSLRFLQRAWRVASDVASERGADPADGDRALRKVTHAVIKEVTEHVESFKFNVAVARLMELTNAVRKAIDTGPGAADPAVREAAEALAVMLSLIAPYTAEDMWERLGHEPTVALAGWPTYDADLAAAETLTAVAQVAGKLRDKFEVSPDISEDDLRQLALASERVQSALAGREIRKVIVRAPRLVNIVPG from the coding sequence ATGAGCGAACCCAGCGCCCGAGACGGCCACGCCGCGGCGGACACCTACGATTTCCACACCATCCAGGGCAAATGGCTGCCGGTGTGGCAGCGGATGGACCCGTTCCGGGCCGACCGGCTCGCGGGCGACGACCCGGTTGCCGAGCCCGACACCCGCGAGCGGCGCTACCTGCTCGACATGTTCCCGTACCCCTCCGGCGACCTGCACATGGGCCACGGCGAGGCGTACGCCTTCGGTGACCTGCTGGCCCGCTACTGGTTCCAGCGCGGCTACAACGTCCTGCACCCGATCGGCTGGGACGCGTTCGGGCTGCCGGCGGAGAACGCCGCGATCCGGCGCAACGCCCACCCCGCCGAGTGGACCTACGCCAACATCGACACCCAGGCGGAGTCGTTCAAGCGGTACGCCGTCTCCTTCGACTGGTCCCGCCGCCTGCAGACCTGCGACCCGTCCTACTACCGCTGGACGCAGTGGCTGTTCCTGCGCCTGTACGAACGTGGCCTGGCCTACCGCAAGGCGTCCTACGTCAACTGGTGCCCGACCGACCAGACGGTGCTGGCCAACGAGCAGGTCGTCGCCGGCAACTGCGAACGCTGTGGCTCGCCGGTCACCAAGCGTGAGCTGACCCAGTGGTACTTCAAGATCACCGACTACGCCCAGCGGCTGCTCGACGACATGGAGCCGCTGGAGGGCCACTGGCCCGAGCGCGTGCTGAGCATGCAGCGAAACTGGATCGGCCGGTCCGAGGGCGCCTACGTCGACTTCGCCGTCGAGGGACGCGAGGAGCCGGTCACCGTCTTCACCACCCGGCCGGACACGCTGTTCGGCGCCACGTTCTTCGTGGTGGCGCCGGAGTCGAAGCTGGCGGCCGAGCTGGTGACGGCGGACCAGCGGGAGGCGTTCGAGACCTACCTCGAGGACGTCAAGCGCACCACCGAGATCGAGCGGCTGTCCACCGAACGCGAGAAGACCGGCGTCTTCCTGGGCGTGCACGCGGTCAACCCGGTCAACGGCCAGCGGATCCCGATCTACGCCGCCGACTACGTGCTGGCCGACTACGGCACCGGCGCGATCATGGCGGTCCCGGCGCAGGACCAGCGCGACTGGGAGTTCGCCCGCCGCTACGACCTGCCGATCGTGCGTACGGTGCAGCCGCCGGCCGACTTCGACGGCGAGGCCTACGTCGGCGACGGCCCGGCGGTCAACTCCGCGAACGCCGAGGTGAGCCTGGACGGTCTCGGCGTCGACGAGGCGAAGACGACCATCATCTCCTGGCTGGAGAGCAAGGGCCTCGGGCGTGGTGCGGTGACGTACCGGCTGCGCGACTGGCTGGTGTCGCGGCAGCGTTACTGGGGAGCGCCGATCCCGATCGTGCACTGCTCCACCTGCGGAGAGGTGCCCGTCGCCGACGAGCAGCTGCCGGTCGAGCTGCCCGACCTGCGCGGTGCGGACCTGTCCCCGAAGGGCACCTCGCCGCTGGCGGCCGCGAGCGACTGGGTCGAGGTGGAGTGCCCGAAGTGCGGTGGAACGGCGCGCCGGGACACCGACACGATGGACACCTTCGTCGACTCCTCGTGGTACTACCTGCGTTACTGCTCCCCGAACGACGAGGAGGGTCCGTTCGAGCCCGACGACGTTCGCCGGTGGATGCCGGTCGACCAGTACGTCGGGGGCGTGGAGCACGCGATCCTGCACCTGCTGTACAGCAGGTTCTTCGTGAAGGTGCTGCACGACATGGGCGTGCTCGACTTCACCGAACCGTTCAAGGCGCTGCTCAACCAGGGCCAGGTCATCAACCAGGGCAAGGCGATGAGCAAGTCGCTGGGCAACGGTGTCGACCTGGGTGAGCAGCTCGCGATGTACGGCGTGGACGCCATTCGGCTGACGATGGTGTTCGCCGGGCCGCCCGAGGACGACATCGACTGGGCCGACCTGTCGCCGGCGGGTTCGCTGCGCTTCCTGCAGCGCGCCTGGCGAGTGGCCAGCGACGTGGCGAGCGAACGCGGTGCCGACCCGGCCGACGGTGACCGTGCACTGCGCAAGGTCACCCACGCGGTGATCAAGGAGGTCACCGAGCACGTCGAGTCGTTCAAGTTCAACGTCGCGGTCGCCCGCCTGATGGAGCTGACCAACGCCGTACGCAAGGCGATCGACACAGGTCCCGGCGCTGCCGACCCGGCGGTGCGGGAGGCGGCGGAGGCGCTCGCGGTCATGCTCAGCCTGATCGCCCCCTACACCGCCGAGGACATGTGGGAACGCCTCGGTCACGAGCCGACGGTGGCGCTGGCCGGCTGGCCGACCTACGACGCCGACCTCGCCGCGGCGGAGACGCTGACCGCGGTGGCCCAGGTCGCCGGAAAGCTGCGGGACAAGTTCGAGGTGTCCCCGGACATCTCCGAGGACGACCTGCGTCAACTCGCGCTTGCGTCGGAGCGGGTGCAGAGCGCCCTGGCCGGCCGGGAGATCCGCAAGGTGATCGTGCGGGCCCCGCGGCTGGTCAACATCGTCCCGGGCTAG